A genomic window from Bacillota bacterium includes:
- a CDS encoding toxic anion resistance protein, with protein sequence MKITKSERQTEQAVEEVSFDLEKQKQEVAAKVEKSPEVDNILEQIDLDNANTIMTFGANVTEEIARFSDKILHSMETTKVEDSGDMLMQLNQIMDKFDIKDFEEKKQGFLGKLFNKAKDSIEALFKKYHTMGDEVDKIYVTLKQYESEINGTNTELEEMFVKNLEYYEQLEQYIYAGELAINEMRNNIIPQMQSKAEASGNQLDQVAANNAGRMLEMMEQRVHDLKLAENIAIQTMPSIKSIENGNYNLIRKINSAFIITLPIFKQCLIQSIMLKRQAVQAKAMQALDEKTNELLLRNAENTALQSKMTAQLASGSFVSVETLQKSWQTIVKGIEETRQIQEDMRQKRIEDSKKLLSFKEEFENKKMLN encoded by the coding sequence TTGAAAATTACCAAGTCTGAGAGGCAAACTGAACAGGCGGTAGAGGAAGTTTCTTTTGATTTGGAGAAACAAAAACAGGAAGTTGCAGCAAAAGTGGAAAAATCTCCTGAAGTGGATAATATTTTAGAGCAAATTGATCTTGATAATGCCAATACCATTATGACCTTTGGAGCAAATGTTACTGAGGAAATAGCAAGGTTTTCCGATAAAATTCTGCACAGCATGGAGACCACCAAAGTTGAGGACTCAGGTGATATGCTGATGCAGCTTAACCAAATAATGGACAAGTTTGACATTAAGGACTTCGAGGAAAAAAAACAGGGTTTCTTGGGCAAACTATTCAACAAGGCGAAAGACTCTATTGAGGCACTATTTAAAAAATACCACACTATGGGTGATGAAGTAGATAAAATCTATGTCACCTTAAAACAATACGAGTCTGAAATTAACGGGACAAATACCGAACTGGAAGAGATGTTCGTTAAAAACCTGGAATATTACGAACAGCTGGAGCAATATATTTACGCCGGGGAACTGGCAATTAATGAAATGAGAAACAATATCATTCCACAGATGCAAAGTAAGGCTGAAGCCAGTGGTAACCAGCTTGACCAGGTGGCAGCAAATAATGCAGGCAGGATGTTGGAAATGATGGAGCAACGGGTTCATGATCTCAAATTAGCTGAAAATATTGCCATTCAAACTATGCCCAGCATTAAGTCCATTGAAAACGGTAACTATAATTTAATTAGAAAAATTAATTCCGCCTTCATCATCACACTGCCCATATTTAAGCAGTGCCTAATTCAATCTATCATGTTAAAAAGACAAGCTGTACAAGCTAAGGCTATGCAAGCACTAGATGAAAAAACCAACGAACTCCTTTTGAGAAATGCTGAAAATACGGCTCTGCAATCCAAAATGACAGCACAACTGGCTTCCGGTAGTTTTGTCAGTGTGGAAACACTGCAGAAATCATGGCAAACAATTGTCAAAGGCATTGAAGAAACCAGACAAATCCAAGAGGATATGCGTCAAAAGAGAATTGAAGACAGCAAAAAGCTCCTTTCTTTCAAGGAAGAATTTGAAAATAAAAAAATGCTCAATTAG